A DNA window from Equus quagga isolate Etosha38 chromosome 21, UCLA_HA_Equagga_1.0, whole genome shotgun sequence contains the following coding sequences:
- the LOC124231381 gene encoding interferon alpha/beta receptor 1-like: MMLAVLGATTLVLVAGAPWVLPAAAEGTNLKSPQNVEVYIVDDSCILKWSESDEFVSNVTFSVDYQIPEIDDWIKLPGCQYVTSTQCDFSSLQLNVYDEVKLRVRAEKGNDTSPWYEVDSFIPFQKAQIGPPEVHLEAEDRAVILNISPPGTQDSVMWAMDSSSFTYSLVIWKNSSSGEKRTETVYPRDKIYKLSPETTYCLKVRARLRVQRKVGLYSPVSCINTTVENKLPPPENIQIDSNNWNYIIKWDYKYENMTFQAQWLYGYLKKFPGKHEDKWKQLPDCENVKTTQCVFPRSTFSRGIYFVRVQASNGNNTSLWSEEKRFDTEIQTIILPPLINLKSVNGSLRVYIGAPKESENKSVDQPYRLTYEINFWENTSDTKSKILQKKTDFTFLNLKPLTVYCVKARALILEEKWNKSSDFSDTACEKTKPGNTSRTLLIAGICIALLILAAVVYVVRVLWRCINYVFFPSSKPPSAVDEYFSEHLLKNLLLSTSAEQIERCFVIENTNTVSAAEETNHAGEDYKKYGSQTSQDSGNYSNEDENSGSGLSEEVLLQGAV, translated from the exons ATGATGCTCGCCGTCCTGGGCGCGACGACCCTGGTGCTGGTCGCCGGGGCGCCGTGGGTGTTGCCCGCAGCCGCAG AGGGAACAAACCTAAAATCTCCTCAAAATGTAGAGGTCTACATCGTGGATGACAGCTGTATCCTGAAGTGGAGCGAAAGCGATGAGTTTGTCAGCAATGTGACTTTTTCAGTAGATTATCAAAT acctGAGATCGATGACTGGATAAAATTACCTGGATGTCAATATGTTACTAGTACCCAATGCGACTTTTCTTCACTCCAGCTAAATGTTTACGACGAAGTTAAATTGCGTGTAAGAGCAGAAAAAGGGAATGACACTTCTCCATGGTATGAGGTCGACTCATTTATACCCTTtcaaaaag CTCAGATTGGTCCTCCAGAAGTACATTTAGAAGCTGAAGATAGGGCAGTAATACTGAACATCTCTCCTCCTGGAACACAAGATAGCGTCATGTGGGCCATGGATAGTTCCAGCTTTACATATAGCTTAGTCATCTGGAAAAACTCTTCAAGCGGAGAA aaaaGGACTGAAACTGTCTATCCCAgagataaaatttataaactCTCCCCAGAGACTACTTATTGTTTAAAAGTTAGAGCAAGACTACGTGTGCAGCGGAAAGTTGGTTTGTATAGCCCGGTGTCCTGTATAAACACCACAG TTGAAAATAAACTGCCTCCGCCAGAAAATATACAAATCGATAGTAATAATTGGAACTATATTATTAAATGGGattacaaatatgaaaacatgaCTTTTCAAGCTCAGTGGCTCTA TGGCTATTTAAAAAAGTTTCCCGGGAAACATGAAGATAAATGGAAACAACTACCAGACTGTGAAAATGTCAAGACTACCCAGTGTGTCTTTCCTCGAAGTACTTTCTCAAGAGGAATTTACTTTGTCCGTGTACAAGCGTCTAATGGAAATAACACATCTCTTTGGTCTGAAGAGAAAAGATTTGATACTGAAATACAAA CTATCATCCTTCCCCCACTTATTAACCTGAAATCCGTTAATGGTTCTCTGCGTGTCTATATCGGTGCTCCAAAAGAGTCTGAAAACAAGTCTGTGGACCAGCCTTACCGACTAacttatgaaattaatttttgggAAAACACTTCAGATACTAAG agtaaaattctacagaaaaaaactgattttacttttcttaactTGAAACCGCTGACTGTCTATTGTGTCAAGGCCAGAGCGCTCATCCTTGAGGAAAAGTGGAATAAAAGCAGTGATTTTAGTGACACTGCGTGTGAGAAGACAAAACCAG gaaatacttCCAGAACCTTGCTTATAGCTGGGATTTGCATTGCATTACTTATTCTCGCAGCTGTCGTTTATGTTGTGAGAGTCCTCTGGAGATGTATCAATTATGTGTTCTTTCCATCAAGTAAACCTCCTTCTGCTGTAGATGAg TATTTCTCTGAACATTTACTAAAGAATCTACTCCTTTCTACTTCTGCGGAACAAATTGAAAGATGTTTTGTAATTGAAAATACCAACACTGTTAGCGCAGCAGAAGAAACTAATCACGCTGGTGAAGATTACAAAAAATATGGCTCCCAAACTAGTCAGGATTCAGGAAACTATTctaatgaagatgaaaatagtGGAAGTGGACTAAGTGAAGAAGTTCTGCTACAGGGAGCTGTGTGA